In Planktothrix serta PCC 8927, the genomic stretch GTTGTAATATTTTATCGTAGGGGTTTGGTCTCCAAACCCTCTTTGCGCCTGGGTTTGGAGACCAAACCCCTACAAAACTTTTTCACAAATCATTTAGGATTGCTATATTTTGCAATTTTTAGAACTTTCTATTCAATAAAATTAAACCCTTTAACTTCTCTTACACCTTTATCAAATTAAAAAGTTTGATCACACCCTAAAGATTGATTAAGCGTTGCAACTAAGCAATCTGAAAAGTCTGCTTTACTATTCTTATATTTTTCTAAAGATAAACTAATAATTTCTCTATTCTCAAATTCAAAAAAAGAAATACTTAATAAACGATTTAATACATTATAAATTTCTATCTTTTTATATTTATAGGCTGACTCCAAAACCCAAATTAATTCACACAAAACAATATTATTAATTAAAATAGTTTCTTCATGGGCTAGAAGTTGATTGATTAACTCAGTTGCTTTTTGGC encodes the following:
- a CDS encoding PIN domain-containing protein; its protein translation is MQGLDTNILVRYLVQDDLKQSQKATELINQLLAHEETILINNIVLCELIWVLESAYKYKKIEIYNVLNRLLSISFFEFENREIISLSLEKYKNSKADFSDCLVATLNQSLGCDQTF